From one Lolium rigidum isolate FL_2022 chromosome 4, APGP_CSIRO_Lrig_0.1, whole genome shotgun sequence genomic stretch:
- the LOC124650165 gene encoding red chlorophyll catabolite reductase: MLRLEHYLRTPPAIAPTPLTALPRIRPRAVRLPREAPLPRGKTSSTVRASAPPMREAAAARMPSLAHREVARALADEAEARLGAQLMPSAVPADVAEFRNGAGNAVGTLDVRHGAPDSPIDFMLQSSLHCKVPNGAIDITSILVFLNASTDAPHFLLEFIQGSPTSMVVILDLLPRKDLALHPEYIDKYYQNTQLDKQRENIEELPQTRPYRSTSLFVRSACSPTAVSVSIDCGQGGESILEEIVCGHLASVAKGVLQIWLDNCTGNTSEMEEVERDIMVKRDRVVRLKSIEVDLTANLPRMFGPEVSGRVITEIRRAFGVQEA; this comes from the exons ATGCTCCGGCTAGAGCACTACCTCCGCACGCCGCCAGCGATCGCCCCTACCCCCCTGACAGCTCTCCCCCGCATCCGCCCCCGCGCGGTCAGGCTCCCGCGCGAGGCTCCTCTTCCCAGGGGCAAAACGTCGAGCACCGTCCGCGCGTCAGCTCCGCCGATGCGGGAGGCCGCTGCGGCGCGGATGCCGTCTTTGGCGCACCGGGAGGTAGCTCGGGCCCTCGCGGACGAGGCGGAGGCTCGGTTGGGCGCGCAGCTCATGCCCTCGGCCGTGCCTGCCGACGTCGCCGAGTTCCGCAACGGCGCTGGGAACGCCGTCGGCACGCTGGACGTGCGCCACGGCGCGCCAGACTCACCG ATTGATTTCATGTTGCAGTCTTCACTTCACTGCAAAGTCCCAAATGGCGCAATTGACATTACTTCTATTCTTGTTTTCCTAAATGCCTCGACTGATGCACCACATTTCCTCCTGGAGTTTATACAAGGCAGCCCAACTTCAATGGTTGTGATTCTGGACCTGCTCCCACGCAAGGACCTTGCGCTTCACCCAGAATACATCGACAAGTACTACCAAAATACTCAGCTGGACAAGCAACGCGAAAACATTGAAGAATTGCCACAGACCCGTCCATACCGATCAACATCTTTATTTGTGCGCAGTGCATGTTCGCCAACAGCAGTATCGGTCAGCATTGACTGTGGGCAAGGAGGGGAGAGTATCTTGGAAGAGATAGTGTGTGGTCATCTCGCGTCAGTTGCTAAGGGGGTTCTTCAAATCTGGCTTGATAATTGCACTGGTAACACCTCAGAAATGGAAGAAGTTGAGAGAGACATCATGGTCAAGAGGGACCGAGTTGTAAGATTAAAATCAATCGAGGTTGATCTGACTGCAAATTTGCCGAGGATGTTTGGGCCTGAGGTGTCTGGCCGTGTCATCACTGAAATTCGCAGAGCCTTTGGGGTACAAGAGGCCTAG
- the LOC124647402 gene encoding red chlorophyll catabolite reductase-like encodes MLPTPCKPLVHRCSQPAAAMDTVGAASRRRRHRPLCVASGPISASATAQRRRADAVARMPPLAHREVMLALAGEAEAVLGARLLPSEVPADVAEFRNATGNALGSVDVRRGVPGSSIDFTLEAWFHRQLPGGGAIDISSLIFFLNGTTDAPHFLMELIQGGPTSLVVLLDLFPRRDLPLHPDYIARYYEATGMDAHRRSLERLPQVRPYVSPSLLVRSLWSPTAVVVDVQCGEGRGAALEEIVRGQLATSAKEVLGVWLEHCAAAVEMSDAERESMVARDKMISTTSVELNLSANLPRMFDADISARVVAEIGKAFLGY; translated from the exons ATGCTTCCCACTCCGTGCAAGCCGCTCGTCCACCGCTGCTCGCagccggcggcggccatggacacCGTCGGTGCGGCGTCACGACGTCGCCGCCACCGTCCTCTCTGCGTGGCATCGGGCCCGATAAGCGCGTCGGCGACGGCACAGCGGAGGAGGGCCGACGCGGTGGCGCGCATGCCACCGCTGGCGCACCGGGAGGTGATGCTGGCGCTGGCgggcgaggcggaggcggtgcTGGGCGCGCGCCTTCTGCCGTCCGAGGTGCCCGCGGACGTCGCGGAGTTTCGCAACGCCACCGGGAACGCACTCGGCTCAGTGGACGTGCGCCGCGGCGTGCCCGGATCGTCG ATCGATTTCACGCTGGAGGCCTGGTTCCACCGCCAGCTACCGGGCGGCGGAGCCATCGATATCAGCTCCctgatcttcttcctcaacggCACCACCGACGCGCCACACTTCCTCATGGAGCTCATCCAGGGAGGCCCGACCtcgctcgtcgtcctcctcgacctcttccCGCGCAGGGACCTCCCGCTCCATCCGGACTACATCGCTAGGTACTACGAGGCCACGGGCATGGACGCTCATCGCCGGAGCCTGGAGCGGTTGCCGCAGGTCCGTCCCTACGTCTCGCCATCGCTGCTCGTGCGAAGCCTGTGGTCGCCCACGGCGGTGGTCGTGGACGTGCAGTGCGGGGAGGGAAGGGGGGCGGCGCTCGAGGAGATTGTGCGCGGCCAGCTCGCGACCTCCGCCAAGGAGGTACTTGGCGTCTGGCTGGAGCActgcgcggcggcggtggagatgagTGACGCGGAGAGGGAGAGCATGGTGGCCAGGGACAAGATGATCTCAACTACGTCTGTGGAGCTCAACCTTTCTGCCAACCTGCCGAGGATGTTTGACGCCGACATCTCCGCCAGGGTCGTTGCTGAGATAGGCAAAGCCTTCCTAGGGTACTAG